The following are encoded together in the Zingiber officinale cultivar Zhangliang chromosome 8A, Zo_v1.1, whole genome shotgun sequence genome:
- the LOC122008548 gene encoding protein RETICULATA-RELATED 1, chloroplastic-like, translating to MALHAATAPPLQPMALHRPRTTSPATSLSPYPCIPLLRIRPFLLSPAKLRPRMPRSVPRITASATAAPVGPDFMDALERCFSLPSVAEATFCSSPAATPAASMPMMKGGKYGAIGAVTLEKSKLDLSKKSMRSNPETAIGGGGGDIGKKIFHGGGGGDDGGDDDDDDYFDDFDEGDEGDDGGLFRRRIVFQELFDRKFVDSVLQEWYKSMIDLPAGLRQAYELGLVSSAQMVQFLAFNARPTVTRAVSRSTPEWLSRAFIGRMIADPSFLYKLILEESATCAYSAWWEFKNRKERIKQEWHLALLNILTVMTCNGIIVWSLAPCRSYGNTFRTDLQNSIQKLPNNIFEKDYLMREFDLQKRVYSFFYKAAEFSLLGSTAGTVQSVLSNFFSSKKDERLSVTVPSVSTNALGYGAYLGFYANLRYQILNGVDRAMINHFDVLKVAFCFSTALRILNAHLGEASRLASLGVEADTLSQSDNLPKPYNKPSNAIENPSSKWHISNHTAMMGLWLPGLKQGSDEPDSIPSKPHRKRTIRRKANASSS from the exons ATGGCATTGCACGCCGCGACCGCCCCGCCGCTGCAACCCATGGCCCTCCACCGTCCCAGAACGACCTCTCCGGCCACCTCGCTCTCTCCCTACCCATGCATTCCTCTTCTCAGAATCCGTCCGTTCTTACTCTCCCCCGCCAAACTCCGCCCCAGGATGCCCCGCTCCGTGCCTAGAATCACCGCCTCGGCCACCGCGGCGCCTGTTGGTCCTGACTTCATGGATGCGCTCGAGCGGTGTTTCTCTCTTCCGTCGGTGGCCGAGGCTACCTTCTGCTCCTCGCCAGCCGCTACTCCCGCAGCCTCGATGCCGATGATGAAAGGGGGGAAATATGGGGCCATCGGTGCGGTGACCTTGGAGAAGTCCAAGCTTGATCTTTCTAAGAAGTCTATGAGATCCAACCCCGAG ACGGCAATTGGTGGCGGAGGTGGAGATATTGGAAAGAAAATTTTTCATGGTGGGGGTGGAGGAGatgatggtggtgatgatgatgatgatgattactTTGATGATTTCGATGAAGGAGATGAAGGAGATGATGGTGGATTATTTAGAAGGCGTATAGTGTTTCAAGAG CTTTTTGACAGAAAATTTGTAGACTCTGTGCTTCAGGAGTGGTATAAAAGCATGATAGACTTGCCTGCTGGCCTTCGACAAGCTTATGAATTG GGATTAGTGAGTTCTGCTCAAATGGTCCAATTCTTGGCATTTAATGCAAGGCCAACAGTTACAAGAGCTGTCTCTCGAAGCACTCCTGAATGGTTATCCAGGGCATTCATTGGAAG GATGATTGCAGATCCATCATTTTTATATAAACTAATTCTAGAAGAGAGTGCGACTTGTGCCTATTCTGCTTGGTGGGAATTCAAGAATCGAAAAGAGAG GATTAAGCAAGAATGGCATTTGGCACTCCTAAATATTCTAACCGTCATGACTTGTAATGGAATTATCGTTTGGTCTCTTGCACCATGTCGCTCATATGGGAATACATTCCGGACTGACTTACAAAACAGTATTCAGAAACTTCCTAACAACATATTTGAGAAGGACTATCTCATGAGGGAATTTGACTTGCAGAAAAGAGTTTATTCTTTCTTCTACAAAGCTGCTGAGTTTTCTCTACTTGGATCTACTGCAGGAACTGTTCAAAGTGTTCTATCAAACTTTTTTTCTTCCAAGAAGGATGAGAG GTTGTCAGTGACTGTCCCTTCTGTGAGCACCAACGCTCTTGGATATGGCGCCTATTTAGGGTTTTATGCAAATCTGCGTTATCAGATTTTGAATGGAGTTGATAGAGCTATGATCAATCACTTTGATGTTCTAAAGGTTGCTTTCTGTTTTAGCACAGCATTGAG AATTTTGAATGCTCATCTTGGTGAGGCATCGAGGCTAGCTTCGCTAGGGGTGGAAGCAGATACTCTATCTCAGTCAGATAATTTACCGAAACCATACAACAAACCATCAAATGCTATAGAAAATCCATCATCAAAGTGGCATATCTCGAATCACACTGCCATGATGGGTCTCTGGTTGCCGGGTCTCAAGCAGGGAAGCGATGAACCAGACTCCATACCCTCGAAACCACACCGAAAGCGAACCATCAGAAGAAAAGCAAATGCTTCCTCCTCCTAG